The following proteins come from a genomic window of Pseudomonas sp. J452:
- the fabB gene encoding beta-ketoacyl-ACP synthase I, which produces MRRVVITGLGIVSCLGNDKDTVSANLRASKAGIRFNPAYAEMGLRSQVSGSVDLNLEELIDRKVLRFMGDAAAYAYLSMEQAIKDSGLTPEQVSNPRTGLIAGSGGASTHNLMESFDTLREKGVKRIGPYRVTRTMGSTVSACLATPFQIKGVNFSISSACATSAHCIGQAMEQIQLGKQDIVFAGGGEEEHWTQSCLFDAMGALSTQYNETPEKASRAYDAKRDGFVIAGGGGMVVVEELEHALKRGAKIYAEIVGYGATSDGYDMVAPSGEGAIRCMQQALATVDGPIDYLNTHGTSTPVGDVAEIRGVREVFGDKAPPISSTKSLSGHSLGAAGVQEAIYCMLMMEGKFIAGSANIDELDPEVADLPILCQTRENAELNTVMSNSFGFGGTNATLVLQRYKG; this is translated from the coding sequence ATGCGCCGCGTCGTGATCACCGGTCTGGGCATCGTTTCCTGCCTGGGCAATGACAAAGACACCGTTTCCGCCAACCTGCGTGCCAGCAAGGCGGGCATCCGCTTCAATCCGGCCTACGCAGAAATGGGCCTGCGCAGCCAGGTATCGGGTTCGGTCGACCTCAACCTCGAAGAGCTGATCGACCGCAAGGTCCTGCGCTTCATGGGCGATGCTGCGGCGTATGCCTACCTGTCGATGGAACAGGCGATCAAGGACTCCGGCCTCACCCCCGAGCAGGTTTCCAACCCGCGTACCGGCCTGATTGCCGGCTCAGGCGGTGCCTCCACGCACAACCTCATGGAATCCTTCGATACCCTGCGCGAAAAAGGCGTCAAGCGCATTGGCCCATACCGTGTCACCCGCACCATGGGCAGCACCGTGTCGGCCTGCCTGGCCACGCCGTTCCAGATCAAGGGTGTGAACTTCTCCATTTCCTCGGCCTGCGCCACCAGCGCGCATTGCATCGGCCAAGCCATGGAACAGATCCAGCTGGGCAAGCAGGACATCGTGTTTGCCGGCGGTGGCGAGGAAGAACACTGGACCCAGAGCTGCCTGTTCGACGCCATGGGCGCCCTCTCCACCCAGTACAACGAAACCCCGGAGAAGGCCTCGCGCGCCTACGATGCCAAGCGTGACGGTTTCGTCATCGCCGGCGGTGGCGGCATGGTGGTGGTCGAGGAACTGGAACACGCACTCAAGCGCGGCGCCAAGATCTACGCCGAAATCGTCGGCTACGGCGCCACGTCCGATGGCTACGACATGGTCGCCCCGAGCGGCGAAGGCGCAATCCGCTGCATGCAGCAGGCGCTGGCCACCGTCGATGGCCCGATCGACTACCTGAACACCCACGGCACCTCCACCCCGGTGGGCGATGTCGCGGAAATCCGCGGCGTGCGTGAAGTGTTCGGTGACAAGGCACCGCCGATTAGCTCGACCAAGAGCCTGTCCGGTCACTCCCTGGGCGCTGCCGGCGTGCAGGAGGCGATCTACTGCATGCTGATGATGGAAGGCAAGTTCATCGCCGGCTCGGCCAACATCGACGAACTGGACCCGGAAGTGGCCGACCTGCCGATCCTGTGCCAGACCCGCGAGAATGCCGAACTGAACACCGTGATGAGCAACAGCTTCGGCTTCGGTGGCACCAACGCCACCCTGGTCCTGCAACGCTACAAGGGCTGA